The proteins below come from a single Pichia kudriavzevii chromosome 2, complete sequence genomic window:
- a CDS encoding uncharacterized protein (PKUD0B09520; Pfam Domains: Acetyltransf_1(5e-11)), translated as MSIETVHTTINTTPITEVRIVPYYSHKDIPPELVDSIFNLLNEIIIDGDTYPFENPLNRQEFLDYYCPNFIAVMVDSHNSLVGCFYIKPNYPGRSSHICNGGFLVSKRYRGLGIGKILGKQYVDWAPKLGYKSSVFNLVYETNLASRRIWEGLGFKVIGRIPQCGRLKGKDNLVDAIMYGKDFIEK; from the coding sequence ATGTCAATTGAAACTGTACATACCACTATTAACACCACTCCAATTACAGAAGTGCGTATTGTACCATATTACTCACATAAAGATATTCCACCAGAACTCGTagattccattttcaacttaCTGAACGAAATTATTATTGATGGTGACACTTatccttttgaaaatcctCTGAATAGACAGGAGTTTTTAGATTATTATTGTCCCAACTTTATTGCTGTAATGGTGGACTCGCACAATTCGTTGGTTGGTTGCTTCTACATCAAACCAAACTATCCCGGTAGGTCATCACATATATGTAATGGTGGGTTTTTGGTTTCTAAGAGGTACAGAGGTTTAGGTATTGGTAAGATATTAGGGAAGCAGTACGTAGATTGGGCTCCTAAACTAGGTTATAAATCatctgttttcaatttggtCTACGAGACAAATCTGGCTAGCCGTAGAATTTGGGAAGGTTTGGGATTCAAAGTTATTGGCAGGATCCCCCAATGCGGCAGATTGAAGGGT